The DNA segment ACCACTGCTTACAATCAGATCTGCATTTATTAATGATTTTTCAATGAATTTCTAGAATTAATAACGAGATGCACAAGCTCCGATTCAGAATAATGATACTACAGGTTATGGTGAATAAGCTGCTGACGTGGCACGACGCAGAACAAGTGCATTAACCGTTTAGCTGCGTGGCGGCCGGAGGAAGGATCGAAGATGGCGAGGTTGACGTAGGATTTAGAGTAGGCGGAGCGGAAGAGGCGTACGACTAGGGAGGAAGCTTCTGTACTTGTGCCAGCATTCGACGGCACTGGCGGACTTCAGGACAACAATTAGGGCAAGGAATTTGTCGTGTTGACTCTAGAAGATTATTATTGCGGTGCAGTTGGCAGGTTGAAGACGACATCGTTATGGTTTGTGAGGAGTGAGAATTCGAGGGATGATAGCTTGCCAATGAAGAAAGATGATTTGTGCATTAAATGCACTAACAATCATAAAAGGGAGAGGGGAAATTACCATATTAGCCATCATGTGTCTATGATGTGAGTAATAATTAACCAGAGTTTGGGGTTTGTTTAGATTCAGGAGTCAAAAtaagttagttatagagaccatagagcacatatgttaaaaaatcttattttagactaataaaataaaagtgatATATATAAGCAcaggggcaaaaacataatttactcAATGAAAATTTACCTTGGAAAAATATAGTCCTTTGTCGATCAAATAGACATCCAACATGagttaaaaaaacagaaaaatggacCAACCATTTTACGCCAACTATAATCTGATCATTAGATGCGACTCTCAACCGCTGCTACCACCACCTACATCCCACATCGCTGCACCTCCACTCTACCTTTGCCGCAAACTACCACTGCTGCAGAAACACCACCCACCATCACACCACCGCTGCCATCACATCTACATTCAACCGTTACCACCACCCACCAAATCATTTCACCACACTCAATCGTAATCAACAAATGTTCCATGTTCGACACATGTTCACTAAAACTTGTAAGTAATCAAATATGAGTAAAAAACATGAGAAGTCAAATGCAAAAAATGGTGAAAAGATGCATATCCCATGGATGTGAATTGTGAAATCAAGATCAGTGCAAAGGCACTCAAACTTCAAAACTCCACTACAATACAGTTCTGCATAATAAACCCCTAACCAAAATTCCAATATAACATAACCAAAAATAAAATCCAAGtcaaaaaacaaacacaaaacaaGCTCAACTGCCGATTCAATCTTCCTCTTCACCCTCATTCTCAGCAATGTTGAAGTAGCGCAACTCGTACACATTACGCTCCTTGTTAGACGCAATCACCCGAAGCCAATCCCTCACATTGTGCTTCTTCAAATACTTCTTCGTTAAATACTTCAAATACCTAAAAAATCACTAACTAATTAAAAACAAATAACATAATAACCTATTCTCAAGGGGTGAACAATAGCCGAACCATTAACCAAAATCAAAGACAAAACCAAATAAACCGAAAATTGGTTATCAGATATTTTTTGTACTATTGGTTAACCAAACTAAATCATTTAAATCTTTacatatttctagcttttatacttCCATCTCATGTGTTTATACCtccattttatttatttatacatcaaATTCATATATTTATTCATCAAATTCATATATTTATTCATCAAATTCATGTATTTTACCTtcattacatgtatttctaaaCAAAAAGTTTAGCCAATGTTGGGTTTGGTTATTAACCAAAAACCAACAAATTAACCGAATAAACCAAACCGATTAACCAATGAGTAATGACATCGGTTACAAataatgctaataaccgaaccAAAGAGTGCCCACACCTAATTCTCATCAATCATCCAAAACAATAGAACAACCAAACATTCAAAGTCAACTTAACATCAAAACGTACAAATGCGTCATGACAAACATTATAAACCATAAACAGTATGCGAATTGATTACCTTTTCGAGAAATTGCTATCGGCGGTAACAGAGATCTTGTTCTTTTCACGTGAAATAGTAACAGAGTCTCCGAGATTACCAGCTTTGCCACCAACCTTGATTCTCTCCTGAAGAAACTTCTCAAGTGATGCAATCTCCATGATCTTGTCTTCAACAGGCTTTCCGCAATCGATCACGAAGGTCGATTGCTTCTTCTTTCCGCCCTTTGCTCCTGCTACACGACTCATCTTGATCCTGATTGTGCAAGAAAACAATCAATCAGAATACTCAATTTAAAATATAAATGGAGAGTGTGGAATTTTGGAATTCATACCACCTAGATTCAAAGACTGCGGGAACTGCAACTAGGATGCGATGAGGTGGGAGAAGGTGAGTTTAGGGTTTTAAATTAGGTTATTCAGTGATTTGGATCGAGGCCCATTTGTGCTTTTTTCTGGACTTGGTTTTCAAAATGGGCCTAGAAAATGTTTAGCCCACGTTCGTTATAGACTGGGCTGTTATTGTTTTTCAGATTTTAGTTTTGGAAAATAGTTTTTCAGATTTTAGTTATCGAAGAAGATAGAGGTGCACAAACTGGTTAATTTCAATAACTGGTTATACCGGTtaatttgactttttgactttaaCCGCTTAATGTTTTAACCCATTATTTTTTAACTAATCCAGTTAATTAGTTTAACCTGTTCGGTTAATAACCAGTTATTTTCGGTTAATTAACCGGTTTTTTGCTcctttttttgaatttttcggttTTTCTTTCTCTTAACCGATTCCTATACTAAATATCTCTAACCGGTTACTAACCTACAGTTAAAAATAACCACTAACCGATTACAATTTTGGTTAATAACCAGTTACGGTTAATTAACCGGTTATTTTTTGCACATCTAATCGAAGACATTGATGATTGATCTATACACACAAACATACATTGTAAAATTATTTCTTTTAGAAAGAAAATGTACGACAGTTATTTAAGTTAACATGACAGTGAAGATTGTTTCGGTTACAAAAGTGTAGTTATTTAAGTACACGTCTGATTTTGCATTTGATTTTGATCAAAAAGGGAGTTTCCATCAACTTTTTTTTAATCTTAAACTAGCAGTAAGatccgtgtgcaaacacgggtcgtttcttagaaaaccatgcataacatatTTTAATAGAAAGTATAAATAGGTGTATAGATATTGTAATCTTTCTTCTCTCTTCATCTCAATTTCTGAAATCAATTCATCTCAATTCTCAGATCCAACTCTCTCACTGAACCGTGTCATCTCTCACGGAACCAACCACTATCGTTTACACCAACATGCTTTCTGTTGTCAAAGGTTTGAAAGCCCACCATTAAATAATAATGGAAATTAATATATAATCATGGCTCTTAAAAACATGTCCTTGAATTTTACAGTCCTTTTAACTCGTTTGACCAAATACATACCAAATGCCTTCATTATTTCCTTAGCCAACAAACTAATTAAAAGTCTTCGGTAGTGTCCTGAATAAGTCAAGACAATAGTTGGTCATGatatttaaaaaatcaaaaaagatgAATAATCTTGATTTTAACTCACTCCAGGTCTTCCAGTTGCATGGCCTATTGGTACAGTTCGACATGACATTGCATACAAATGATTTAAACCACACGGCTGAAGCCTTGAGAGAATTAGCAGAATATCACATCTTCTAAATAAGTAAAAGTGATGTTTGAGCTTAAACCCCTTAAATTTTACCATGTTTACAACCACATCAACATTCGCCATCACTGGCTCATCAAAACCTTCGTCCACCTTTAATCCATCTTCCAAACCCAATGATTTCTTATCAACCGAAAAACAAAACCTGAAATAGAATCAAAACAAAATTTTGTACAAATCCAATTCCAACACATAAAAAATACCATaaattatattaatatatatgaattCATAAAATGGAactaaacaaaaagaaaataacaatACAAAAAATAGGTAGATAACATGCCTGTTGCGCCTCATCTACAGATCCCTTCTCTAATATGCATTCATTAGCCTGAAATAGAAACAAACCACGTAAATACAATAAAAAGACCGCCACCCTACTAAACGATATAGAAATCACACCAGTTGGTCTCTCATCAATGTCCTTCAATTCAATATAGTGGGGATGCCCGCACGTTGTAATGGTTCTCGATATACTTTTTAGCAGTATCAACCTTTTGCTTCCTCTTCTTCCAAAATCGAGTCATGAGCTTCCACTATGTCTTTTTGTTTCTCGCACTCCTAAACATCTCGCTCTTGTTAATCTATTCTCTAGTTGCAGAAGCTGCATACCAAACTCAGCTTTGGATCTTCCAGCTTTAGAAACCCTCAATCTTACGTGTATCCAGTTAGGTGACGGTATTGAGAAAAACCTCAACCTTTTTTTCCAAATGTGTGAACTTAAAAGATATCACTTTACATGAGTGAGTGTTCTATGAAAGGTTTGGAGGTTTTTAATGTTTGTGCTCCATACCTTTCTAGTTTCACAATCATAGAAGCATTTGTATTACCAAAGGTTTTTAACATGGTTACCCCTCAACTTGAGACTCTGACAGCATCAGCATCGGTCACCATTTGCTCAGAAGGACTGGCTTCATGCTCCAATTTTCTGTGTTTGTCTACAGAGGGCTTCAATGCTTTAGAGATAGTGAATATCTATATGTCAAATAGCAGGCTAAAAAAGGAAAGACATCTTCAAAAATCGAGTCATCTTCAAAAAAGTAAGATAAGTTTACCAGTTCCACCATCACCGACAATTACAAGCTTGAAACTCGGGTAATCAACAGTTTGCTGATTCGGCAGAGCCTAAAAACAACAAAAttaacaaacaatcaaaacgtttTTCGATTAACACATCGAGAATTCACCGTTTTTCGTTACAAAAACAACAGAATATGAAACCGATCATTGAAAACAATGAAATAATAACAGCAATATAAGGATGAAATACATACCATACTGTATATGAGGGTAATGTTCTTCTTAAGCTCCGATTAAGCAAAAACATATACGCGTACATTGAATCCTCATACTTTCCAGTCCACCTGTAAACCAATTTGTATTAAAAACTCTTATGATTTAGAGCAATGAGAACATGTAGAAACTCTTTTAACCTCTGCTGGCCTGGTCCATTTTAACCTCTGTTGACTAACCCTTTTAACCTCTGTTGACTAACCTCTTTTTAACCTTTGTTGACTAACCCTTTTAACTTTGTTGACTAACCCTCTTTTAACCTTTGTTGACTAATCCGTTCTAACCTTTGTTGATGATCGGAGAGTcacgctccggtcaaagataaaatttatagtcccaaattacccttaacaaatagttagtggtagcaaggggtcgaaccacgaagagtctGTGGTTTGTGGATAGATTCGATTGAATTATAAAAAGGTGTCactattatgaagcttgctatttTGGTTTTATGTATTTTTGTTGATTGAAAAGATTTGAATAAAAATGTCTAATGTTGTTGAATGGATTAACTACAAATGGTAAACAAATTGCAAAAAGTAAAATTGATTGCttgaacaataataagaaaacaaggttcacacccggtttcaacaaatgcaagacctagggttactatgtattttaacTTGCTTTACTTGAAACAATTCATTAACGGGTtgcaatcacaaagcttaggtgccaatcgctatcaacgtcgtaaacaacggaccatgatgcacttcgttactttggactaacaaattctatcaaaagacaaggcataaatacgtgtattcgtttcacaaagtcaaatttaatcattcactcgacaattcataaattcaatacaaacataggacaattgtctaaagattcaaatgtaaatcaagatgtcaCAAAGCAAACATCAAAACATAATAACCCTAAgtcttacaaaagtctacaccgagGTGAAACCTCCACGAAATTAGCCGagcatgatcgaagaaacttgatcaccggatgtagAAAGCTTGAATTGACTCATCATGAAGCTTgaagatggatggatggatgaAGGTTAGGGTTTTGGATGAGTGATGATGGTGAATGGATGATTGGATTGATGGATTGATGAAGCTAGGGTTTTGGATCAAGAAGATGATAGTGATTTTATTCTTGATTCGGGATGATGGAATGATGGTAGGTGGAATGGttggtgaaaagatgatgattatgGCTCCAAAGATGAGTATTCAAACTCCAAGCTAGTGTAACCCCCGTTTTTCGTTGGTGAGATCTCATAAAACTTGAACCTAACACTTGGGAACCAAAAATTCGCGATTGAAAGATCAGAggaccgtcgccgacggccaaGGGGTCCTTCGCCGACGGTGTGTGCATTTTCTGATTTCGTCCTATGCTTTAACTCGCTGTGTACGGTGATTCTGGCCGACGGACTTTCCAACGAGCGTCGCCGACGGCCCaggagggcgtcggcgacggtgcttgCATTTCCCACTTTCCGTTTTTCGCATATCTTGATccgggttgacccgtttcgcgTCCCGATGGCTCGTTTTTCattccggtgacccgtaaagctcccgaaaatcTACTTAAACTCTGTTAAACCTGTATAACACAAAtttaattaaaagtaggctattcaaaaTTAAAAGTTACGTA comes from the Helianthus annuus cultivar XRQ/B chromosome 4, HanXRQr2.0-SUNRISE, whole genome shotgun sequence genome and includes:
- the LOC110937024 gene encoding 60S ribosomal protein L22-2, with product MSRVAGAKGGKKKQSTFVIDCGKPVEDKIMEIASLEKFLQERIKVGGKAGNLGDSVTISREKNKISVTADSNFSKRYLKYLTKKYLKKHNVRDWLRVIASNKERNVYELRYFNIAENEGEEED